One region of Luteolibacter rhizosphaerae genomic DNA includes:
- a CDS encoding VOC family protein, whose product MSARLNLTVIRCADIEASAAFYRLLGLAFEKHRHGKGPEHFASTGEGPTFELYPASERFPVTMGTRLGFAVASCDEACRLLEEAGHVIETPAADSPWGRRAVAIDPGGHRVEIVS is encoded by the coding sequence ATGAGCGCGCGACTGAATCTCACGGTGATCCGGTGTGCGGATATCGAGGCCTCCGCGGCCTTCTACCGCTTGCTGGGCCTCGCCTTCGAGAAGCATCGCCACGGCAAGGGGCCGGAGCATTTCGCATCCACGGGAGAGGGGCCGACTTTCGAGCTCTATCCGGCGAGCGAGCGCTTCCCGGTGACTATGGGGACGCGGCTTGGCTTCGCGGTAGCCTCTTGCGACGAGGCGTGCCGGTTGTTAGAAGAGGCGGGTCATGTGATTGAGACGCCGGCGGCGGATTCGCCGTGGGGACGCCGGGCGGTGGCGATCGACCCCGGGGGGCATCGGGTGGAGATCGTTTCGTAG
- a CDS encoding tetratricopeptide repeat protein: MVAALLLAGCKKPLVAASDDEKRLEQINARFHGGDLAGAEEDLLKYTVEYPKSGGAWGLMGWVHLKKDDYENAGKYFDKALEVDPNWENAHVGKGAMYRELGDTERARKSYLQAIRMKPDAAEAYSSLLVIELMEGNYEKAVEHGEKGWSYRKDLGTIAANLSVAYHYTGDMKKRREFYDEAKKLGYANLTVLEEVFRGERTIGPGTRATAPEEP; encoded by the coding sequence ATGGTTGCGGCGCTTTTGCTGGCGGGGTGCAAGAAGCCCTTGGTCGCGGCGAGCGATGACGAGAAGCGGCTGGAGCAGATCAATGCGCGCTTCCATGGCGGTGACCTTGCGGGAGCCGAGGAGGACCTGCTGAAGTACACGGTGGAGTATCCGAAATCGGGAGGGGCATGGGGCCTGATGGGCTGGGTGCACCTGAAGAAGGACGACTACGAGAATGCGGGGAAGTACTTCGACAAGGCGCTGGAGGTGGACCCGAACTGGGAGAATGCCCATGTGGGGAAGGGGGCGATGTATCGCGAACTGGGCGACACGGAGCGTGCGCGGAAGTCCTACCTGCAGGCGATCCGGATGAAGCCGGATGCCGCGGAAGCTTACTCAAGCTTGCTGGTGATCGAGCTGATGGAGGGCAACTACGAGAAGGCAGTGGAGCACGGGGAGAAGGGTTGGAGCTACCGCAAGGATCTGGGGACGATCGCGGCGAACCTCTCGGTGGCCTATCACTACACGGGGGACATGAAGAAGCGCCGCGAGTTCTACGACGAGGCGAAGAAGCTGGGCTATGCGAACCTGACCGTGCTTGAGGAAGTTTTCCGCGGCGAGCGGACGATCGGCCCGGGAACGCGGGCTACTGCCCCGGAGGAACCATGA